One region of Primulina tabacum isolate GXHZ01 chromosome 1, ASM2559414v2, whole genome shotgun sequence genomic DNA includes:
- the LOC142517816 gene encoding zinc-finger homeodomain protein 6-like: protein MERRGQARDMLGSQNSTNYIPPPTSQESTLKLPLAPLVATSADRRGNTTVSTRRGSSIFSPTQILDHQNHPPPHLRHHVSTPPSEPLGQNDPTRDSDPAPTAAGAAGVSSNSKALAAQPQGSPPPPPPPAAATARVEAAAANFSNTFSIIFRECLKNHAAGIGGHVVDGCGEFMASGEEGTPEAMRCAACDCHRNFHRKEVKGDPPPQPYIYYPYNPNSTSTHRHNPLLHNLHTQRGHQQSHHKHSTQPTMVNFRGNPGGAVAESSSEDLNMFHSGSGGHASMQPSISGSKKRSRTKFSQEQKDRMHEFAEKLDWRIQKQDDQQVQQFCSEVGVKRQVFKVWMHNNKQAMKKKQI, encoded by the coding sequence ATGGAACGCCGAGGCCAAGCAAGGGATATGCTAGGGAGTCAGAACTCTACGAACTATATTCCTCCGCCGACCTCCCAAGAATCTACGTTGAAGCTGCCTCTTGCTCCGTTAGTCGCCACCTCGGCGGACAGGAGAGGGAATACAACGGTTTCCACCCGCCGCGGGAGTTCCATTTTCAGCCCTACCCAAATCTTGGATCACCAGAACCATCCTCCGCCGCACCTCCGCCACCATGTGTCGACGCCTCCTTCAGAGCCTCTGGGGCAGAATGATCCCACCCGAGATTCAGATCCGGCTCCAACAGCCGCCGGAGCGGCTGGTGTATCATCAAATTCGAAGGCTCTGGCAGCTCAACCACAAGGTTCCCCGCCGCCTCCGCCACCACCGGCTGCAGCGACTGCGAGAGTGGAGGCTGCAGCTGCTAATTTTAGTAATACTTTCTCAATTATATTTAGAGAATGCCTCAAGAATCATGCCGCGGGCATCGGTGGACATGTAGTGGATGGATGCGGAGAATTCATGGCAAGCGGAGAAGAGGGCACCCCGGAAGCGATGAGATGCGCCGCTTGCGATTGCCACCGTAATTTCCACCGGAAAGAAGTCAAAGGCGACCCGCCGCCACAGCCCTATATCTACTACCCTTACAACCCCAACTCCACCAGCACCCACCGGCACAACCCATTACTCCACAACCTACACACCCAACGCGGCCACCAGCAGAGTCATCACAAACACTCCACACAGCCAACCATGGTAAACTTCAGGGGAAACCCGGGAGGCGCGGTGGCGGAGTCATCCAGCGAGGATCTCAACATGTTCCACTCCGGCAGCGGCGGACATGCATCGATGCAGCCGTCGATCTCAGGGTCCAAGAAGAGGTCCCGCACGAAATTCAGCCAAGAACAGAAGGATCGAATGCATGAATTCGCGGAGAAGCTGGATTGGAGAATCCAGAAACAAGATGATCAACAAGTCCAACAGTTCTGCAGCGAAGTTGGGGTCAAGAGGCAAGTTTTCAAAGTGTGGATgcacaacaacaaacaagccaTGAAAAAGAAACAAATCTAA
- the LOC142517887 gene encoding uncharacterized protein LOC142517887, with protein MELKRRTLLVLCLAAVASVGWCWGEEAEERANMAAENMNMWGKEAEEAASETMQEAKDKTGYWADWTLSKLSEGLGLNSESAKEAAQKFMEKTKGAASKSTDTMNSAAYETSRYASSKASDIADETSEKLSDAKNYASEKATEAMNKASNIASKVKQTGKDKASDASESISDRAGKSMERASEMAGEVKNKAFDTYSHASDKAGRAMDRASDVVKDKALDAYDLTSEIGENAREKMKDKGHDAYGYASDQTARVMDTASDMAYDAKEWAKDKASNARASASDRVSSTAVGAKEAVKDKTSDAYDAASDKVGDTIQMVTEKVSEAKETMSDAMSRGRDKASDAYEDANSKAREAYESAKDSTWAKEKYEAAKERVSQAAGDLGEHTRKDSAEL; from the exons ATGGAGTTGAAGAGAAGGACGTTATTGGTGCTGTGCCTGGCGGCGGTGGCGTCGGTGGGGTGGTGCTGGGGTGAGGAGGCGGAGGAGAGAGCCAATATGGCCGCCGAGAACATGAATATGTGGGGAAAAGAGGCGGAGGAGGCGGCTTCTGAGACCATGCAGGAGGCTAAAGACAAAACTGGTTACTGGGCCGATTGGACATTGAGCAAGTTATCCGA GGGACtcggattgaattcagagagtGCAAAAGAAGCAGCGCAGAAGTTCATGGAGAAGACGAAGGGTGCCGCATCGAAATCCACGGATACTATGAATTCTGCTGCATACG AAACATCGAGGTATGCTTCGTCGAAGGCCAGCGATATAGCCGATGAAACGTCTGAGAAACTAAGTGATGCCAAGAATTACGCCTCTGAAAAGGCTACCGAAGCCATGAATAAGGCCTCTAATATTGCTTCGAAGGTGAAACAAACCGGCAAGGATAAGGCAAGTGATGCTTCCGAATCCATTTCTGACCGGGCTGGTAAATCCATGGAGAGGGCTTCAGAAATGGCGGGCGAAGTAAAAAATAAAGCATTTGACACCTATTCGCATGCATCTGATAAGGCTGGTCGGGCAATGGACCGTGCTTCAGATGTGGTAAAAGATAAGGCGCTTGATGCTTATGATCTTACTTCGGAAATTGGAGAGAATGCTAGAGAGAAAATGAAGGACAAAGGTCACGACGCTTATGGATACGCTTCGGATCAAACGGCTCGAGTGATGGACACTGCATCCGACATGGCCTATGATGCCAAGGAATGGGCCAAGGATAAAGCATCCAATGCTCGTGCCTCAGCTTCAGATCGAGTCTCTAGCACGGCTGTGGGGGCAAAAGAAGCCGTGAAAGATAAAACATCTGATGCATACGATGCAGCGTCGGATAAGGTGGGTGACACCATACAGATGGTCACAGAAAAGGTCAGTGAGGCCAAAGAAACGATGAGCGATGCGATGTCGCGTGGTAGAGACAAGGCATCCGATGCATACGAGGATGCAAATTCGAAGGCTCGCGAAGCTTATGAGTCGGCCAAGGACTCGACTTGGGCGAAGGAAAAATATGAAGCAGCTAAGGAGAGGGTTTCACAAGCTGCAGGAGATCTTGGAGAACACACGAGGAAGGACTCGGCGGAATTATGA
- the LOC142516132 gene encoding protein RADIALIS-like 5 isoform X2 yields MASNSSSWTKTQNKQFEKALAAYDKDTPDRWQSIARVVGKSIDEVKRHYEILVEDLKHIESGR; encoded by the exons ATGGCATCAAATTCATCATCATGGACGAAAACTCAAAACAAGCAATTCGAAAAGGCGCTAGCTGCCTACGATAAGGATACACCTGATCGTTGGCAGAGTATAGCTCGTGTTGTTGGGAAATCCATCGATGAAGTCAAAAGACACTACGAGATTCTCGTCGAAGACCTCAAGCACATTGAATCCG GGAGATGA
- the LOC142516132 gene encoding protein RADIALIS-like 5 isoform X1 — protein sequence MASNSSSWTKTQNKQFEKALAAYDKDTPDRWQSIARVVGKSIDEVKRHYEILVEDLKHIESGNIPLPKYRSN from the coding sequence ATGGCATCAAATTCATCATCATGGACGAAAACTCAAAACAAGCAATTCGAAAAGGCGCTAGCTGCCTACGATAAGGATACACCTGATCGTTGGCAGAGTATAGCTCGTGTTGTTGGGAAATCCATCGATGAAGTCAAAAGACACTACGAGATTCTCGTCGAAGACCTCAAGCACATTGAATCCGGTAACATCCCTTTACCGAAATATCGATCAAATTAA
- the LOC142517959 gene encoding uncharacterized protein LOC142517959: MQTLRFNDWISSLVCRNLLVVIFNKARRFPSMAVSARVCHVPNGRVFSPFRRKYPDCTRKSQPIYSSSQFSSLQLHPRIPSIFRPLAFNRSPLRSPLKFQADQFTDKQFASVYWGPKEDVFHWNYVCVGEGNNGVAVVDEKDPEIAVVLLGWLGSKTKHLKKYVSLYNARGIHAITFVASVTDVLGFDLGRRIQERVERLSDELISWLSRNDGRKRFLIFHTFSNTGWLAYGEILKYLKDRKGIPEKIKGCVVDSGGDPNIDPKVWAAGFSTALLKRSISSTSPSTGEETEPTIGIKGTNIEERKPFFLETLLLSAFVKFFSFLLNLPSVHRRLTEVVSILSHDQPPLQLYLYSTEDKVIPSETVKSFIEGQRRIGRKVFSFNFGTSPHVDHYRTFPELYTLQLDYFLEECRLILVDNSQKLSKL, encoded by the exons atgcaAACGCTTCGTTTTAACGATTGGATCAGCTCCCTCGTGTGCCGAAATCTTCTTGTCGTTATTTTCAACAAAGCTCGCAGATTCCCATCAATGGCGGTCTCCGCCCGCGTTTGCCATGTCCCAAATGGCCGTGTATTCTCGCCCTTTCGCCGCAAGTACCCAGATTGCACTCGAAAATCTCAACCCATTTATTCTTCTTCGCAGTTTTCTTCACTGCAACTCCACCCACGGATTCCCTCCATCTTCAGACCCCTGGCCTTTAATCGCTCCCCTCTGAGATCTCCGTTGAAATTCCAAGCAGACCAGTTCACTGACAAGCAATTCGCGAGCGTTTATTGGGGACCTAAGGAGGATGTTTTCCACTGGAATTATGTCTGCGTGGGTGAGGGGAACAATGGGGTTGCTGTTGTTGATGAGAAGGACCCTGAGATTGCGGTGGTTCTGTTGGGGTGGCTGGGGTCGAAGACCAAGCATTTGAAGAAGTATGTTAGCTTGTATAATGCGAGGGGTATACACGCTATCACCTTCGTGGCTTCGGTGACGGATGTTCTGGGGTTTGATTTGGGAAGAAGGATACAAGAGAGGGTCGAGAGATTATCCGATGAGCTGATCTCATGGCTGTCGAGGAACGATGGGCGGAAGAGATTCTTGATCTTCCACACGTTTAGTAATACGGGTTGGCTTGC TTATGGTGAGATTctcaaatatttgaaagataGAAAAGGTATACCGGAGAAGATTAAAGGATGTGTTGTGGACTCAGGTGGAGACCCCAATATTGATCCCAAG GTATGGGCAGCAGGATTTTCCACTGCTTTGCTGAAGAGAAGTATCTCCTCTACTTCTCCTTCGACAGGAGAAGAAACCGAACCAACAATTGGAATAAAAGGAACAAATATAGAAGAGAGGAAACCTTTTTTCCTTGAAACCTTGCTGTTATCTGCATTTGTCAAATTTTTCTCCTTTCTTCTTAACTTGCCTAGTGTACATCG GAGATTGACAGAGGTGGTTTCAATCCTTTCACACGATCAGCCTCCATTGCAGCTTTATCTATACAGTACTGAAGACAAAGTCATCCCATCTGAAACTGTAAAATCATTCATAGAGGGCCAAAGGAGGATTGGGAGGAAAGTGTTCTCTTTTAACTTTGGCACGTCTCCTCATGTAGATCATTATCGAACTTTTCCTGAGCTTTACACCCTTCAACTTGACTATTTTTTGGAGGAATGTCGATTGATCTTGGTAGACAACTCGCAGAAACTTTCGAAATTGTGA